In Arvicanthis niloticus isolate mArvNil1 chromosome 27, mArvNil1.pat.X, whole genome shotgun sequence, a genomic segment contains:
- the Nudt9 gene encoding ADP-ribose pyrophosphatase, mitochondrial isoform X2 has product MSGSNGAKENSHNKARTSPYPGSKVERSQVPNEKVGWLVEWQDYNPVEYTAVSVLAGPQWADPQISESNFSPKFNEKDGHVERKSQNGLYEIENGRPRNPAGRTGLVGRGLLGRWGPNHAADPIITRWKRDESGNKIIHPVSGKCILQFVAIKRKDCGEWAIPGGMVDPGEKISATLKREFGEEALNSLQKSSAEKREIEEKLHALFSQEHLVIYKGYVDDPRNTDNAWMETEAVNYHDETGETMDNLTLEAGDDAGKVKWVDISDQLKLYASHSQFIKLVAEKRDAHWSEDCAADSHGL; this is encoded by the exons ATGTCTGGTTCTAATGGTGCCAAAGAGAATTCCCACAACAAGGCCCGGACATCTCCTTACCCAGGTTCAAAAGTTGAGCGAAGTCAGGTTCCGAATGAGAAGGTGGGCTGGCTTGTTGAGTGGCAAGACTACAACCCAGTGGAGTACACCGCGGTCTCTGTCTTGGCTGGACCCCAGTGGGCGGACCCGCAGATCAG TGAAAGCAACTTCTCTCccaaatttaatgaaaaggacGGGCATGTTGAGAGAAAGAGCCAGAATGGCCTGTACGAGATTGAAAACGGAAGACCCAG AAATCCTGCAGGGAGGACAGGACTGGTTGGCCGGGGTCTTCTGGGGAGATGGGGTCCAAATCATGCTGCAGATCCTATTATAACCAG GTGGAAAAGGGATGAGAGCGGGAATAAGATCATACACCCTGTCTCCGGGAAATGCATCTTGCAGTTTGTTGCCATCAAAAGGAAAGACTGTGGAGAGTGGGCAATCCCTGGG GGGATGGTAGACCCCGGAGAGAAGATCAGTGCCACACTGAAAAGGGAGTTTGGTGAGGAAGCCCTGAACTCGTTACAGAAGTCCAGTGCGGAGAAGAGGGAGATCGAGGAGAAGCTGCACGCGCTCTTCAGCCAGGAGCATCTCGTG ATATATAAGGGGTATGTTGATGACCCTCGGAACACTGACAATGCATGGATGGAGACAGAAGCTGTGAACTACCATGATGAAACAG GGGAGACAATGGACAACCTGACTCTGGAGGCTGGAGATGACGCCGGGAAGGTGAAGTGGGTGGACATTAGCGACCAGCTCAAGCTGTATGCCAGTCACTCTCAGTTCATCAAGCTCGTGGCAGAGAAGCGAGACGCCCATTGGAGCGAGGACTGTGCTGCTGACAGCCACGGGCTATAG
- the Nudt9 gene encoding ADP-ribose pyrophosphatase, mitochondrial isoform X1, giving the protein MAGRSLGQAVATVSLSVALASVTVRSSGCRAVPASRNPFPSCGFHLKANIMSGSNGAKENSHNKARTSPYPGSKVERSQVPNEKVGWLVEWQDYNPVEYTAVSVLAGPQWADPQISESNFSPKFNEKDGHVERKSQNGLYEIENGRPRNPAGRTGLVGRGLLGRWGPNHAADPIITRWKRDESGNKIIHPVSGKCILQFVAIKRKDCGEWAIPGGMVDPGEKISATLKREFGEEALNSLQKSSAEKREIEEKLHALFSQEHLVIYKGYVDDPRNTDNAWMETEAVNYHDETGETMDNLTLEAGDDAGKVKWVDISDQLKLYASHSQFIKLVAEKRDAHWSEDCAADSHGL; this is encoded by the exons ATGGCCGGCCGCTCCCTGGGGCAGGCGGTAGCCACCGTGTCGCTCTCGGTAGCCCTCGCGTCTGTTACTGTCCGGTCCTCGGGCTGCCGCGCCGTCCCCGCATCCAG aaaccCATTTCCATCCTGTGGGTTTCACCTTAAAGCCAACATCATGTCTGGTTCTAATGGTGCCAAAGAGAATTCCCACAACAAGGCCCGGACATCTCCTTACCCAGGTTCAAAAGTTGAGCGAAGTCAGGTTCCGAATGAGAAGGTGGGCTGGCTTGTTGAGTGGCAAGACTACAACCCAGTGGAGTACACCGCGGTCTCTGTCTTGGCTGGACCCCAGTGGGCGGACCCGCAGATCAG TGAAAGCAACTTCTCTCccaaatttaatgaaaaggacGGGCATGTTGAGAGAAAGAGCCAGAATGGCCTGTACGAGATTGAAAACGGAAGACCCAG AAATCCTGCAGGGAGGACAGGACTGGTTGGCCGGGGTCTTCTGGGGAGATGGGGTCCAAATCATGCTGCAGATCCTATTATAACCAG GTGGAAAAGGGATGAGAGCGGGAATAAGATCATACACCCTGTCTCCGGGAAATGCATCTTGCAGTTTGTTGCCATCAAAAGGAAAGACTGTGGAGAGTGGGCAATCCCTGGG GGGATGGTAGACCCCGGAGAGAAGATCAGTGCCACACTGAAAAGGGAGTTTGGTGAGGAAGCCCTGAACTCGTTACAGAAGTCCAGTGCGGAGAAGAGGGAGATCGAGGAGAAGCTGCACGCGCTCTTCAGCCAGGAGCATCTCGTG ATATATAAGGGGTATGTTGATGACCCTCGGAACACTGACAATGCATGGATGGAGACAGAAGCTGTGAACTACCATGATGAAACAG GGGAGACAATGGACAACCTGACTCTGGAGGCTGGAGATGACGCCGGGAAGGTGAAGTGGGTGGACATTAGCGACCAGCTCAAGCTGTATGCCAGTCACTCTCAGTTCATCAAGCTCGTGGCAGAGAAGCGAGACGCCCATTGGAGCGAGGACTGTGCTGCTGACAGCCACGGGCTATAG